Genomic segment of Nitrosopumilaceae archaeon AB1(1):
GTATCAAAAAAGAGAAAAACCTCAAAAAAATAAAATTATTATTGTTTAGTTGACAAGATTAGAAATATAGTTATATAGATTAGACACATAATATATGAAATGGAAAAAAGTTGCGAATGTGGAATATGTGGACATCATAGTGAAAAAGATTGCACGGAGAAACAGTGCAGTTGTTGTATGAATTTTCATGTGAGATCTGGAAAAAAGTAAAAAAACTAGTTTGACAAATCTCTTAATGTTTTTTTTATCAACTCAATTAAATTATTAGTGTTTAACGCATCTAATATTTTAAATCTTATGTTATGTAGTCTATGCGGATCATCAGAATACAATTCAGACATGGTATTAATTTCTCGGCTAAAATCAAAGCTACTAGTAAATAATTTCAACATGTCTAATAATTGCAGATATTCAGTATATTGTGAATCATTCATACGATGTGAGATACTAATCATGAGACCTACTATTTTGGCATGTTCTCGTTTTATGATATCAAGATCACCTGGTTTATCAGGTAAACTCTCAAGTAAAGTTACAGAATCTATAATTTGTTGTAGAATATTCAGAAGATATTCATGATGAGTAGGCATATCTATGTAATGAGATGATCATGAGACAGATATTAAATTGTAAACTTTTTTATCCTTAAATTAGTCAAATTTATCACTAAAATATGCAAAAAGCACATACAAGATGCATATCACCATCATGCAGTCTAGAATATCCTATCGAAGAGAACAGAGTAGAGTGTAAGAGAGGACACTTGTTAGATGTCATATACAAAGAGGCACCAAACACAAATCTAAAAGAGATGTTTTATGCTAGACGTAATTCACAGGGAATAATATATAATGAAAGTGGCGTATGGCGATTCAGAGAATTATTGAATTTTTGTCAAATAGACACGAATGATTATGCAGAGTGTTCAAAATATTTAGTATCCCTAGATGGCGCAGAGGGTAGACAATCAAAACCATACCACATGTCCAAAGTCGCAGAGTTTATTGGAATGAATACAAAGAATATTTGGTTGCAACCAGAGGGGTATAATCCTAGTGGTTCATTCAAGGATAACGGCATGGCAACTGCCGTAACTCATGCAAAAATAGTACATGCAAAAAAGATCATATGCGCATCCACAGGAAATACATCTGCAGCAGCTAGTATGTATGCTGCAAATGAGAATATAGATTGTGATGTGTATATTCCAACAGGTCAGATTGCTCCTGGAAAACTCAGTCAAGCTTATCAATTCGGAGCGCAGTTAATACAAGTAGATGGGAATTTTGACGATGCTTTAACAAAATCGTTGGAAAATTCAAAAAATAATAATGGGTATACAGTAAATTCTATAAATCCATTTAGAATAGAGGGGCAAAAAACAATTCTTTATAGATTTCTAGAGGCTCTAAAATGGGAAACGCCAGATTGGGTAGTTTATCCAGGTGGAGTTATGGGAAATACATCTAGTTGTGGCAAATGTTTAATGGAGTTGTATGAATGGGGATGGATAAAAAAAATACCACGTATTGCAGTAATTAATGCAGAAGGAGCAAA
This window contains:
- a CDS encoding pyridoxal-phosphate dependent enzyme; its protein translation is MQKAHTRCISPSCSLEYPIEENRVECKRGHLLDVIYKEAPNTNLKEMFYARRNSQGIIYNESGVWRFRELLNFCQIDTNDYAECSKYLVSLDGAEGRQSKPYHMSKVAEFIGMNTKNIWLQPEGYNPSGSFKDNGMATAVTHAKIVHAKKIICASTGNTSAAASMYAANENIDCDVYIPTGQIAPGKLSQAYQFGAQLIQVDGNFDDALTKSLENSKNNNGYTVNSINPFRIEGQKTILYRFLEALKWETPDWVVYPGGVMGNTSSCGKCLMELYEWGWIKKIPRIAVINAEGAKTVSDLYNGKYDEPMRWNRGKPNLDILNNYYKKLDSENIRPNTKATAIQIGRPANILKGLRALEFTNGVVTTVTDSQMLDGMSIVGLNGFDCEMASGAVPAGIRKLVSEEIIKKDDVVVGILTGRQKESMLAVDYHNASTNRFALPPKK